The Silene latifolia isolate original U9 population chromosome X, ASM4854445v1, whole genome shotgun sequence genome contains the following window.
ATGGCGGTAGTGTACTTGAAGAAACGTGATGGAAATCTTCAGGAGTTAGGTCGTACAGAAGTTATCTTGAACAACTTGAATCCTTCTTGGATTGAGAAAATTCCGGTATCATATCAATTTGAGATGGTTCAGCCATTGGTGTAAGTTCTTTCTTTCAACTTAAATTGTTAAAACTTTTCGATTACTTTCACTAATAAATAATAATGGTCTTACTTAATGTATTTCTTAATATTTCTCGGTACCAGGATCCATATCTACGATATTGATACAAAATACCACAACATTCCCGTCAAGGTAATCTCTACTGCAGACTGCAGTCCCCGTTTATTTTCTCTCCATATTTGCTCTACGGAATTCATTCACCAAACCAGAAAAATGGAATATGGAAAATAGAAAATCTTAGTTCAGGCTATATATAAACATGTCGCCAGTTGTATATTTTGGAGTTTCTTTCTAATACTCTCCCATAATTAACTTAACTATTTCCGCAGGCACTTAACTTACATGATCAAGACTTTATTGGGGAAGCTAATTGTGCCTTATCTGAGGTACTGTACTTCTCTAAATGATTTTGCTGCCACATTTTGCATCTTTTGTTGCAGATATGGAAATGGCATCACCCTGCTATGCGAAGTAATATTAGGAATAGCAATCAGTTGAtccatttctcaaagcatttctTATTATGGGTCATCAGAGAATCACATTTATTTGTTTTAATAGATGAGTAAGGCTGCATACATATGGCACCCTTCTCCGCTGCACGTGGGAGCCTGTGAGGCATTAAGAGAATGTTATTTTGCTGTTATGGATAGGGCATTACTCTGATATATGAAGGTTAAATTGTTTTAAGCAGAAACATGTTATTTGTTATCGCAGATTTTCACCAAACGTGATCGGACCTTGACCTTGAAGCTGCACAATAGAACATCCAAAAATGTGGGCATGTTAAATGTTCATGCAGAAGAAACTGTGTCATCGAGAAATGCCGCTGAGATCGTATTCCGTTGTAGCAATCTTGATAATGTGGATTTGTTGTCTAAAAGTGTATGTAGACCTTTTGCGGCCCTTAAGCTGAAAACTATTAATGTACTTTTGTCGAGTATTGACCTTTACTTTCGTCTTTGTAGGATCCTTTCCTACGGATCTCTAGGAAAGTTGAAAGTGGGGTCTCCATTCCAATTTGCAAGACTGAAGTGGTGAACAACAACTTGAACCCGACATGGAGGCCTGTTTGCCTTACTACACAGCAATTTACGAGCAAGGCAAGTTCTACCTTATTTCTCTTCAAGGGTTTTTTCACTGTTGCAGTTTTAATGCATTCCTGAGTAAATATTGACTTTTGTTGGGATTATCAGCCACTCTTTATTCTTATGAGTGCCTTGTCTTTTGCAGGATAATCCTTTGATAATTGAGTGCTTTGATTTTAATAGCAATGGCAATCACACTCTACTTGGGTACTGATTTTGTTTTtctgggatttttttttttttttgaaatggtgCACCATTTGAAAGTTTGAATTTCCAAGATTCACTATCCTTTGGTTTCAAATATGCAAAAATGGCTCACTAAATTGTCGGCAATTTTCATATGAGTCATCCTGAACAACCTTTTTGTACCAGACCCCTTCTCGCGGCATAGGCAGAGGTTTTGAGGCATTTACATAATGTTTTTGTTGTTGCTGAATTCACCGACAATCGTTATGTATTCATTGGACAGGAATCTTCAAACATCAATATCAGCCTTGCAAAATTTGCACAGAGAAAAAACTGGAATCAACTTTGTCAAACCACAACGAGGTCATGAAAAGGTACTGAAATGATCTTCTGGTTCTCTCAACTTCCTTTCTGTGTCATATTATGTTAAAATTATTTGTTTGACTGATAATCACTTGCAGGTTCTCAAGGGTCAGCTATTTGTAGACGAGTTTCGTGAAAAAGAGTTGTATAGCTTTCTTGATTACATTTCTAGCGGTTTTGAACTCAACTTTATGGTTGCAGTTGATTTTACTGGTACGTGATTTTAATCAGTGATTAAGTGACATATTGAGTCATTTTTAAAGTGTCATTCGCTTAGTCAGTTCACGACAGGTCATTTCAGATTTTCAGGTGTATATGTATTTTTCCTCAGGTCAGTCTGTTCAGGTCCCTTAGGTTATGGGTCTGTTTCGATGTTCTATAATCGGGTCATTTCACATTGGATAATTTTTCGAATGGGGTGGTTTTGGTCGGGTCATCTCAAAGTAGGGTCAATGTTATCAACAAAGTTCTTGCAAGTACTGGTCGGATTGGGTCAATTAATCATGTTAATTCAGAGACTGTTCTGTTAGGGCTAATGTGGATCGCGAGTCAAGTTAGTTTTGCACAATCTAAATATGCAGCTTTTGTATGTCATGCAGCTTCAAATGGAAACCCTAGAAGTTCCGACTCCTTGCATTACATTGATCCGTCAGGCCGCTTGAATTCTTACCAGAGGGTAAgaatttttctttcttatttttctttCCGTCAGGCCGCTTGAATGCTTACAAGAGTTCAAGTGCCACATTAGTTCAACTTGATGGGATGCGAATCTAAGATTTTTAGATGAAACCGAGCTGAATGAGTTACATGAGCTACTCAAGTTTCTCACTATGTGCTTGTCGTGCAGGCTATTATGGAAGTTGGAGAAGTTATACAATTCTATGACTTTGACAAGCGTTTCTCTGCTTGGGGATTCGGTGGGAAGACACCCGATGGCACTGTATCTCACTGCTTCAACTTAAATGGGAGTCCATATGATACTGAGGTGAGTAAGAAATCTTCAGTTCCAACGAAAACAGAAAAATGCATAAATCTTCTGATATTGTGGTACTACGATTTATGATTTGATCTATGCTCTATATAGGTAGGAGGAATCGAAGGAATTATGGAGGCGTATAACTCTGCTCTCCGAAGTGTCACCCTCCATGGACCGACTTTATTTGGTAACGTGATCAACAAAGCTGCAGATATAGCTGGCCAGTCCCTCAGACAAAATGCCTGCAAATATTATATATTACTGATCATTACAGTAAGTGCTGTTAACAAGTCTATAATTTACTTCTCAGTAATATGTAaagtcggagtaacatagatAGTGGATGGGTATTAACTCGAAGATAACACGGTTCCCTTTTTATCCAGGATGGAGTTTTGACAGATCCCCAAGAAACAATCAATTCTTTGGTGAGGGCGTCTGACTTGCCTTTATCAATCCTCATTGTTGGAGTAGGATCTGCTGATTTTTCGCAGATGGAGGTGAGCTGCTCTTTTCTAAGTAGATTTTACGTCGTTTTTGAATTGTTGATGAATTTGTTATTTTGATTTTCGGAACTTGTGATAATATTGAATGGAGTCATTGAGGCGCTTGTGTAATGTGTTGTGATGACATGAATGGAAAAAATTTACAATGTGACAGATACTTGATGCTGATACTGGACGCCGGTTGGAGAGCACCACAGGCCGCGTAGCTACTCGTGACATTGTCCAGTTCGTTCCAATCCGAGAAGTACAAGGTTGGTCTATATCTATTGGCCTTTGCTTATATCCAAAAAATAGACGAATAGATAGACAAGAGGCGAGGTTGCATAAATCCAACCCCCTTATCTCGTCATATGCGGGGCCCTTCACGACATTAGGTCATGAGGGTTATTCTTGTGCTTAGATAGCCAGGTTGATAGATTTTGCAAAATTATCACGATACTATGCGACAATAACCACCTATCTTTTCATTTGTTCTCTTTTATGTAGCGGGACAAAAATCAATGGTTGAATCCCTCCTGGAAGAGCTCCCGGGACAATTTCTAACATACATGCGGAGTAGAGATATCAAGCCCGTAGGCCATAACGCTGGCACATCAATGCCTCAAGATCACAACCACCCGGCCTATTGTCAATGACTGAAAGTCGTCTTATAATTTGTTGACAGAAGCCGTCCTAGACAATTAGAAAAGTAAATACCGAGTCTTAATGTTGGCGTTACTGAAATCGGTCTTAATTGCTTCAACTAAAATAGGAACGGGGTAGTTTTGCTGTACATTGGATTGATTGGCTTTGAATGCTGATAAAAATCGTTGCCTTGGGTCGTACTCTTGGTACCGTTCTCTGCTTAGTTTTCTTCGTTTGACGGTATTGGTATCGGAAAGGCTATGATAAATTTACTCCGTATATGAACGAGTAATTATATATTATGCAAAATAATATGGCGTATTATAATTGCCATAATATACAAAAAAAAAGATGTCAACGAAAAAAGATGTCAACGAAATAATGTTGACGTGTCGGAATATGGCGTATTATAATTGCCATAATATACAAAAAATTAGCtgtcaaaataaaaataaaaaatatatatatatacaaaaaattatctgaaaataaaaacaaattcaACCATCATTTTCTTGCAAGAAAAGGAAGGAATCCATAGCGTGGAAACATTGGTAGCTAGCTATCTTTGTTAGGACTTTACGAATGTTGTTCTCCAAGCAATCAATCCTTGCTCACAATTACCAGTATGCCATAAAAGAGTCTCAAGCGAGATTCAAATAATCATGGAAAATAGAttaatatttgtttttttttttagacaactAGATTAATACTTGTATTTGTTATGTTATTTGGGGTTGAAAGTTAATTGGGCAACTCTAGAAGGGATCTGGAGTCTGGACATGTGGAAGAAAGACCGGGATAAAATAAAGTCCAATTTACATGCCGAACGGCTCAAACTgatatactccgtataaaataTACTGGGTTTTCGAGATTACATGACCCCGGAGCAAAATGCCTAGAAAATTGTGCTCTGGAACAcggtaatcccgaaaaccgtgtattttacacttcaatttgagtgttcgggaggtcgtctcggaacatgtttctttttctcccaatttTCTTCCATGTGTCCGTAGGAGTTACCCTATTAAGTTTGAACCTCAAATACCAAGAATTAGTTCATTTTTTCATGATTATTCGAATTTCACTCAAGGCTGGTTTATCGTATATCGGCACTCTCAAATGTTTTTGTTTACTCATACAAATTTATGTTGCCACTTTATCTAGCATGAGTAACCCTCTGTGCAATTTCTTGGCAATTTTGCTCCAGGAtcctgtaatcccgaaaaccgtgtattttacactttTATTCGAGCTGTTCGGGAGATCGTATCGGACCATGTTTCATTTTCTCCTGGTCTTATTTACGTGCCCGCGATTACTTCAGGACTTACCCTATTAAGTTTGAGTCCCAAATAccaagtattaatccattttttttaataattatccGAATTTCACTCAAGGCCGGTTTATCACATAACGGCACCATCAAATGTTTTCTGTTGCTCCTAAAAATTtgtatggccgctttatctagcATGAGTAACCCTCTATGCGATTTCTGTACATTTTTGTTTGGaaaccctgtaatcccgaaaaccgtgtatttctCACTTCAATTTGAATTGTTCGAGAGGTCGTATGCACCATGTTTCTTTTTGTCCCGGTTTTTCATCTACGTTTCCGATAGTACTTCGGGAGTTACCTTATTAAGTGTGAGCCTCAAATAACAACTATTAATCCattttttcatgattatccgaatTTCATTCAGGGCTGGTTTATCGCATATTAGCAGCATCAAATGTTTTCTTTTGCTCCTAAAAATTTGTTTGTCCGCATTATCTAGCATGAGTAACTCTCTATGCGATTTCTGTACATTTTGCTTCGGAACCCtgtaatctcgaaaaccgtgtattttacacatcaatttgagctgttcaggaggtcgtatcggaccatgtttctttttctcccggtttttctttCTCGTATTCAAGATTActtcaggagttaccctattaAGTTTGAGCCCCAAATTccaaatattaatacatttttttcATGATCATCCGAATTTCACTCAAGcgtggtttatcgcataccggcaccctcaaatgttcTATGTTGTTCCTCAAAATTTATGTGGGTCGCTTATCTAGCATGAGTAACACTTTCTGCGATTTCTAGACAATTTTGCTCCGGGACCTTGTAATTCCAAAAACCGTgaattttacacttcaatttgagatgtacagaaggtcgtatcggaccatgttttttttctcccggttt
Protein-coding sequences here:
- the LOC141619637 gene encoding protein BONZAI 3-like, producing MGGCFSLSDIKGGQEAVGGVQRSGPIAMAADQGTHNDAVDYFYTVQGFQPLFTQIELSLSATNLLDLDIVSKSDPMAVVYLKKRDGNLQELGRTEVILNNLNPSWIEKIPVSYQFEMVQPLVIHIYDIDTKYHNIPVKALNLHDQDFIGEANCALSEIFTKRDRTLTLKLHNRTSKNVGMLNVHAEETVSSRNAAEIVFRCSNLDNVDLLSKSDPFLRISRKVESGVSIPICKTEVVNNNLNPTWRPVCLTTQQFTSKDNPLIIECFDFNSNGNHTLLGNLQTSISALQNLHREKTGINFVKPQRGHEKVLKGQLFVDEFREKELYSFLDYISSGFELNFMVAVDFTASNGNPRSSDSLHYIDPSGRLNSYQRAIMEVGEVIQFYDFDKRFSAWGFGGKTPDGTVSHCFNLNGSPYDTEVGGIEGIMEAYNSALRSVTLHGPTLFGNVINKAADIAGQSLRQNACKYYILLIITDGVLTDPQETINSLVRASDLPLSILIVGVGSADFSQMEILDADTGRRLESTTGRVATRDIVQFVPIREVQAGQKSMVESLLEELPGQFLTYMRSRDIKPVGHNAGTSMPQDHNHPAYCQ